In the genome of Chryseobacterium arthrosphaerae, one region contains:
- a CDS encoding polyribonucleotide nucleotidyltransferase: MSIPQAFTETIILADGREITIETGKLAKQADGSVVVKCGGTMLLATVVANKEANPGVDFLPLTVDYREKFYAGGRIPGNFFRREAKPSDDEVLTMRLVDRVLRPLFPEDFHAEVQVMISLISYDKEVMPEALAGLAASAAIAITDIPFNGPMSEARVVRIDGQLAVNPSYENLLKSDIDIMVGATKDSIVMVEGEMKEISEQEMLEAINFAHAEIKKQIEAQERLAEKVGKSFPKREYSHEEHDEEIREKVWKECYDKVYEVAKTPSNKEERGDKFKAIREEFLAQYAENEEELERVTPFVKVYYHDVEKEAMRQMILEDNIRLDGRDPQTIRPIWSEIDYLPGAHGSAIFTRGETQSLTAVTLGSVKDANMIDSVITQHDERFFLHYNFPPFSTGEARPLRGTSRREVGHGNLAQRALTAVIPAENPYTIRIVSDILESNGSSSMATVCAGTLALMDAGVQITKPVSGIAMGLITDTKSGKFTVLSDILGDEDHLGDMDFKVTGTEDGITACQMDIKIQGLSMDIMEKALMQAKDGRLHILNKITETISTPRADVKPHAPKMVVMEIAKDFIGAVIGPGGKIIQQLQKDTETVIAIEEIGEIGRIEIAGTDREKINAAIAKINEITFVPVVGEVYKGKVVKVMDFGAFVAIAKGTEGLLHISEIEWARLDKVPYAEGDEVEVKFMGYDDRKKMKLSRKVLLPRPPRPEGKPKSEGQGRPDGQRRPEGQKPQGERPVEKQEPSSEA; the protein is encoded by the coding sequence TAGACTTTTTACCATTAACGGTAGATTACAGAGAAAAGTTTTATGCAGGTGGAAGAATTCCTGGTAATTTCTTCCGTAGAGAAGCAAAACCTTCTGATGATGAAGTTCTTACAATGAGATTGGTGGACAGAGTATTACGTCCGCTTTTCCCTGAAGATTTCCACGCAGAAGTACAGGTGATGATCTCATTGATCTCTTATGATAAAGAAGTAATGCCTGAAGCACTGGCAGGTCTGGCAGCTTCTGCAGCAATTGCTATTACAGATATTCCTTTCAACGGGCCAATGTCTGAAGCAAGAGTCGTAAGAATTGACGGTCAATTGGCAGTGAACCCAAGCTACGAAAATTTATTAAAATCAGATATCGATATTATGGTGGGAGCTACCAAAGACTCCATCGTAATGGTAGAAGGAGAAATGAAGGAGATCTCCGAGCAGGAAATGCTTGAAGCGATCAACTTCGCTCATGCTGAGATCAAAAAACAGATCGAAGCTCAGGAAAGATTAGCTGAAAAAGTAGGAAAATCTTTCCCTAAAAGAGAATACAGCCACGAAGAGCACGATGAAGAAATTCGTGAAAAAGTATGGAAAGAGTGCTATGACAAAGTATATGAAGTAGCAAAAACTCCATCCAACAAAGAAGAAAGAGGCGATAAATTCAAAGCAATTCGTGAAGAGTTCCTGGCGCAGTACGCAGAAAACGAAGAAGAGCTGGAAAGAGTAACTCCTTTCGTTAAAGTATATTACCATGACGTAGAGAAAGAAGCGATGCGTCAGATGATCCTTGAAGACAATATCCGTCTTGACGGTCGTGATCCTCAGACGATCCGTCCGATCTGGTCAGAAATCGATTACCTTCCGGGAGCTCACGGTTCTGCGATCTTTACCAGAGGGGAAACCCAGTCTCTTACAGCAGTAACTTTAGGTTCTGTGAAAGATGCCAATATGATCGACAGCGTTATTACGCAGCACGACGAGAGATTCTTCCTACACTATAACTTCCCTCCGTTCTCTACAGGTGAAGCAAGACCTTTAAGAGGAACTTCAAGAAGAGAAGTAGGACACGGAAACTTGGCTCAGAGAGCTTTAACAGCAGTTATTCCTGCAGAAAATCCATACACGATCAGAATCGTTTCTGACATCCTTGAATCTAACGGTTCCTCTTCAATGGCAACTGTTTGTGCAGGTACACTGGCACTGATGGATGCGGGAGTTCAGATTACAAAACCGGTTTCAGGTATTGCAATGGGACTGATCACTGATACAAAATCAGGTAAATTTACCGTACTTTCTGATATCTTAGGAGATGAAGATCACCTTGGTGATATGGACTTCAAAGTTACAGGTACTGAAGACGGTATCACTGCTTGTCAGATGGATATCAAAATCCAGGGACTTTCTATGGACATCATGGAGAAAGCTTTGATGCAGGCTAAAGACGGAAGATTACACATCCTGAATAAAATCACTGAAACAATTTCTACACCAAGAGCTGACGTGAAGCCTCATGCTCCGAAGATGGTAGTAATGGAGATCGCTAAAGACTTCATTGGTGCAGTAATCGGACCTGGTGGAAAAATTATCCAGCAGTTACAGAAAGATACTGAAACGGTTATCGCTATCGAAGAGATCGGAGAAATCGGACGTATCGAAATTGCAGGAACAGACAGAGAAAAGATCAACGCTGCTATTGCTAAGATCAATGAAATTACTTTCGTACCGGTTGTAGGAGAAGTTTACAAAGGTAAAGTAGTGAAAGTGATGGATTTCGGAGCTTTTGTTGCTATTGCTAAAGGAACAGAAGGTCTTCTTCACATTTCTGAAATTGAATGGGCGCGTTTAGACAAAGTTCCTTATGCTGAAGGTGATGAAGTAGAAGTGAAATTTATGGGTTACGACGACCGTAAGAAAATGAAGCTTTCCCGTAAAGTTCTTTTACCAAGACCTCCAAGACCTGAAGGAAAACCAAAATCTGAAGGACAGGGAAGACCAGACGGACAAAGAAGACCGGAAGGACAAAAACCACAAGGTGAAAGACCTGTAGAAAAACAGGAGCCTTCTTCTGAAGCATAA
- a CDS encoding MarR family winged helix-turn-helix transcriptional regulator: protein MEKLNSIIFYNIDKAIRSYRNYAQRQLKAHGFTITIDQWLIIKAILENPGITQNEIGDLVFKDNASVTRIIDLMVKSEYITRHVHPDDRRKTNLEVTASGKEVIQKVQDLVEKNRKTALKGITKDELEVMYSALLKISENCLNSKK, encoded by the coding sequence ATGGAAAAATTAAATTCAATTATATTCTACAACATAGATAAAGCGATCCGTTCCTATAGAAACTATGCACAACGCCAGCTGAAAGCTCATGGTTTTACCATCACGATCGATCAGTGGCTTATCATCAAAGCGATTCTGGAAAACCCGGGAATTACCCAGAATGAGATTGGTGATCTTGTTTTCAAGGACAATGCTTCTGTGACGAGAATAATTGATTTGATGGTAAAGTCCGAATATATTACCCGCCACGTACACCCTGATGACCGCAGAAAAACAAATCTGGAAGTGACGGCTTCCGGAAAGGAAGTCATCCAAAAGGTTCAGGACCTTGTTGAAAAGAACCGGAAAACGGCTTTGAAGGGCATCACAAAAGACGAGCTTGAAGTGATGTATTCTGCTTTACTGAAGATTTCAGAAAACTGTCTTAATTCTAAAAAGTAA
- a CDS encoding TonB-dependent receptor: MTRIFTLIFMWLLLFFSSMLSAQALQSFSLSGQIKSDKAEQMEINLLNPDNQLIKTEIADSNGKFTFNDLKGGSYHLRISRNGAEVYHSETIALADNTTLPSIDLNVKSIEGVTITKTKPLIERQDGKMIMNVENSIASTGNSAFEVLEKAPGVSIDNNDNISLRGKGNLLIQIDGKNTPMTGSDLANYLKGMPSSTIDKIEFITNPSSKYDAAGSSIINIKLKKEQRRGTNGSISTSLGTGKYIKNNNSFSINHRNKKINIFGNYSFAYREAYNGLVLDRNFYDNNVFQKTYLQDNYLKFKFNNHIAKAGMDYYMNDKNVLGFSVGLISNKFGLNGDNSNITLGSTHLPESTFNTLNTSNDEWTNVSVNLNHKYTIDSLGSEISTDFDYINYSNSSLQNFETRTHTIANNQDNLDIQKGDMNGKLNIYSLKSDLTKNFKNDWKLESGIKTSFVKTDNDLKFFNATTGSLIPDLNKTNHFIYEENINAIYGNVAKKWDRLKVTAGVRVENTNVKGTQLTTNQVNKRNYTQLFPSAVVGYDLTENSNLEINLSRRITRPSYNQLNPFKLYLDPTTMRSGNPDLNPQTTMNYELTYSLSNKYFATLSYSKTSDNITDILKPVVEGGQNVTVQTFENLNSASYFGLNLIAPVKVTKWWDMNNSANFYYGSYTGNVSGTQINNKGNFTFSINSINSFKLGNGFTAEITGNYKAREIYAYLNVSPNWYLNIGAQKKFKNNSVLKFSFNDIFFTSNIKGQTVYNNYIENFAVKRDTRVATLSYTYNFGSSKNGQPRKTGGAEDLKQRIGN; this comes from the coding sequence ATGACCAGGATATTCACCCTCATTTTTATGTGGCTTCTGCTCTTTTTCAGCAGTATGCTTTCTGCGCAGGCCCTGCAGAGCTTCAGCCTGTCAGGCCAAATAAAGTCTGACAAAGCCGAGCAAATGGAAATCAACCTTCTTAACCCTGATAATCAACTGATCAAAACTGAAATTGCAGACTCCAATGGTAAGTTTACATTCAATGACCTGAAAGGAGGAAGCTATCATCTCAGGATCAGCAGGAATGGTGCTGAAGTTTATCATTCAGAAACCATTGCACTGGCAGACAATACAACGCTTCCTTCTATTGATCTGAATGTAAAATCTATTGAAGGGGTAACGATCACCAAAACCAAACCTCTTATTGAGAGACAGGACGGCAAGATGATCATGAATGTTGAAAACAGCATTGCCAGCACAGGAAATTCGGCTTTTGAGGTATTGGAAAAAGCACCGGGAGTAAGTATTGACAACAATGACAATATCAGCCTCCGGGGAAAAGGCAACCTCCTGATCCAGATTGACGGTAAAAACACTCCTATGACGGGAAGTGATCTTGCCAATTACCTGAAAGGCATGCCCTCCTCTACGATCGATAAGATCGAGTTCATCACCAATCCTTCATCCAAATACGATGCGGCAGGTTCCTCCATCATCAATATCAAGCTTAAAAAAGAGCAGCGAAGAGGCACCAACGGAAGTATTTCAACATCTCTGGGAACAGGAAAGTATATCAAAAACAATAACAGCTTCAGCATCAACCACCGGAATAAAAAAATCAATATTTTCGGGAATTACAGCTTTGCATACAGGGAGGCATATAACGGTCTGGTTCTGGACAGGAATTTTTATGACAATAATGTTTTCCAGAAAACCTATCTGCAGGACAATTATTTAAAGTTCAAATTCAATAACCACATTGCCAAGGCAGGAATGGATTATTATATGAATGATAAAAATGTTCTGGGCTTCTCCGTGGGTCTTATTTCTAACAAATTCGGCCTGAACGGAGATAATTCCAATATAACATTAGGCAGCACACATCTTCCTGAAAGTACATTCAATACCCTGAATACGTCTAATGACGAATGGACGAATGTATCTGTCAATTTAAATCATAAATATACGATCGATTCTTTAGGTTCTGAAATTTCCACGGATTTTGATTATATTAATTACTCCAATTCTTCTTTACAGAATTTTGAAACAAGAACCCATACCATCGCCAATAACCAGGATAACCTTGATATTCAGAAAGGTGATATGAACGGAAAGCTCAATATCTATTCTTTAAAATCAGACCTCACCAAAAATTTTAAAAACGACTGGAAACTGGAAAGCGGAATCAAGACCAGCTTTGTAAAAACCGACAATGACCTGAAGTTCTTTAACGCAACTACCGGTAGTCTTATCCCGGATCTGAATAAAACCAATCATTTTATTTATGAAGAGAATATCAATGCCATATATGGAAATGTGGCTAAGAAATGGGACAGATTAAAAGTGACAGCAGGTGTAAGGGTTGAAAATACAAATGTAAAAGGAACACAGCTTACCACCAACCAGGTTAACAAGAGAAATTACACCCAGTTGTTTCCGAGTGCCGTGGTGGGTTATGACCTGACCGAGAACAGCAATCTTGAGATCAACCTCAGCAGAAGGATAACAAGACCGAGTTACAATCAGCTGAATCCTTTTAAACTGTATCTTGATCCCACCACCATGAGATCCGGAAATCCGGACCTGAACCCACAGACAACAATGAATTATGAGCTTACCTACAGCCTCAGCAATAAATATTTTGCCACTTTAAGCTACAGCAAAACTTCGGATAATATCACCGATATCCTTAAACCTGTGGTGGAAGGCGGCCAGAACGTAACGGTACAGACTTTTGAAAACCTGAATTCTGCGTCTTATTTCGGATTGAATCTGATTGCTCCCGTAAAGGTGACGAAATGGTGGGATATGAACAACAGTGCCAATTTTTATTATGGCTCATACACCGGAAATGTATCCGGAACCCAGATCAATAATAAGGGAAATTTCACCTTCAGTATCAACAGTATCAATTCCTTTAAGCTGGGAAATGGATTCACAGCCGAAATTACAGGGAATTATAAGGCAAGGGAAATCTATGCCTATCTGAATGTGAGCCCTAACTGGTACCTGAATATCGGGGCGCAGAAGAAATTCAAAAACAACAGTGTCCTGAAGTTCTCTTTTAACGATATTTTCTTTACGAGCAATATCAAAGGGCAGACCGTGTACAACAACTATATAGAAAATTTTGCTGTAAAAAGAGATACCCGCGTGGCGACGTTATCTTATACTTATAACTTCGGGTCTTCCAAAAACGGACAGCCCAGAAAAACGGGAGGTGCTGAGGATCTGAAACAGAGAATCGGCAATTAA